A genomic segment from Tuwongella immobilis encodes:
- a CDS encoding ECF-type sigma factor, producing the protein MTTFHDIAAAAGTGDPRANDEFFRAVYDDLRRLADRFLDGERVHHTLQPTALVHEAYLRLFCGGTREPISADREVFFRTAARAMRQILVDSARRKRSAKRGGGAAQIMVDPAELTAPQASEDLLALHEALERLAESAPVAAEVVSLRYFGGLTVDEAAAILGVSPRTAANHWAYARAWLLVELDEKQSEPR; encoded by the coding sequence ATGACGACGTTTCATGACATCGCTGCAGCGGCAGGGACGGGTGATCCGCGGGCGAACGACGAATTCTTTCGTGCAGTCTATGATGACTTGCGACGACTCGCGGACCGTTTTCTAGACGGCGAACGCGTGCATCATACGCTTCAGCCAACGGCCTTGGTGCATGAAGCGTATCTGAGGTTATTCTGTGGTGGAACCCGTGAGCCGATTTCGGCGGATCGGGAAGTGTTTTTCCGCACCGCAGCGCGGGCCATGCGGCAGATTTTGGTAGATTCCGCCCGACGAAAACGGAGTGCCAAGCGAGGCGGCGGCGCGGCCCAAATCATGGTCGATCCTGCCGAGTTGACCGCTCCCCAAGCCTCGGAAGACCTGCTCGCGCTGCACGAGGCATTGGAGCGATTGGCGGAGTCGGCACCCGTTGCCGCCGAGGTCGTGTCGCTGCGATATTTCGGCGGGCTGACGGTCGATGAGGCGGCAGCGATTCTCGGTGTGTCGCCACGAACTGCGGCGAACCATTGGGCGTATGCCCGAGCCTGGCTGTTGGTCGAATTAGACGAGAAACAATCCGAACCCCGTTAA
- a CDS encoding SDR family oxidoreductase, with the protein MHTDDALIIGCGYLGLRVAQLWRAQGRRVFALTRKRTELLTQLGIIPIVGDVLQPETLKQLPHAGTTLYAVGMDRTTGASMHDVYVDGLRHVLLALHGGGKLIYISSTSVYGQTDGSLVDEDSPTVPHDDSGKTVLAAEAMLHQHRADAVLLRFAGIYGPNRLLRKAAILAGQPLIGDADKFLNLIEVRDGARAVLAAEQRAIPGRTYIVSDGQPVPRRAFYTELASLLNAPPAAFEPLPEGTPPPPHDRGNRRLSNARFRLETGWAPEFADYRQGLAASVAESAEG; encoded by the coding sequence ATGCATACGGACGATGCTCTGATTATCGGTTGTGGCTATTTGGGGTTGCGGGTGGCCCAACTCTGGCGGGCACAAGGGCGGCGGGTGTTTGCGCTCACCCGAAAACGCACCGAATTGCTGACCCAATTGGGGATTATCCCCATCGTCGGGGATGTGCTGCAACCCGAGACACTGAAACAACTTCCGCATGCCGGAACCACACTCTACGCTGTCGGCATGGATCGCACCACCGGCGCCAGCATGCACGATGTCTACGTCGACGGGTTACGGCACGTCTTGCTTGCGCTACACGGCGGCGGGAAACTGATCTACATTAGCTCCACCAGTGTCTACGGGCAAACCGATGGCTCGCTGGTGGATGAGGATTCGCCGACTGTCCCCCACGATGATTCGGGGAAGACCGTCCTGGCGGCGGAGGCGATGTTGCATCAGCATCGGGCGGATGCGGTGCTACTGCGATTTGCGGGGATTTACGGTCCCAATCGACTGCTGCGAAAGGCGGCGATTCTGGCCGGGCAGCCGCTCATCGGCGATGCGGACAAGTTCCTGAATCTGATCGAAGTTCGAGATGGAGCGCGGGCAGTCTTAGCCGCCGAACAGCGCGCGATTCCGGGCCGCACCTACATTGTCAGCGATGGGCAGCCGGTGCCGCGTCGGGCATTCTACACGGAATTGGCGTCGCTGCTGAACGCACCCCCGGCCGCGTTCGAGCCGCTGCCCGAAGGGACGCCCCCGCCGCCGCATGATCGCGGGAATCGTCGCTTGAGCAATGCACGATTCCGTCTCGAAACCGGCTGGGCACCCGAATTCGCGGATTATCGTCAAGGGTTGGCCGCCAGCGTCGCGGAATCCGCCGAGGGGTGA
- a CDS encoding Glu/Leu/Phe/Val family dehydrogenase: MSAPLPVSDPTMPDSPFLAESPVYRMACRQLELAALELNLDPGIHARLKSPKRSMIVSVPVRMDDGRTHVFTGYRVQHSLTSGPSKGGLRYAPSVDFGEVAALAMWMSWKCALMNLPFGGAKGGITCDPLKLSRGELERMTRRFTEEVLPIIGVRQDVMAPDMGTDEQTMAWIMDTFSMKIGYACPEIVTGKPVEIGGCIGRREATGRGVTYCIMEAMEILKISPQGATAVVQGYGNVGSVTCAELVQRGFKIVGLGDHTGSIRNDSGIDLQELQAHLASGKPLKDFPGANPIPNSDLFTIPCTVLVPAALERQITAANASHLKCRILAEGANGPTTPDADEILSQSDIFVIPDILCNAGGVTVSYFEWVQDIQQLWWSETQVNEKLRELMRRAFHQVYDLSQKRRLPMRRAALMLGVERVALDKQRRGLFP; encoded by the coding sequence ATGAGCGCCCCCCTGCCCGTCTCGGATCCGACGATGCCGGATTCGCCGTTTTTGGCCGAATCTCCCGTCTATCGCATGGCCTGCCGTCAGTTGGAACTTGCGGCCTTGGAACTCAATCTCGATCCGGGGATTCACGCGCGGCTCAAATCGCCCAAGCGATCGATGATTGTTTCGGTGCCCGTGCGGATGGATGATGGCCGAACGCATGTCTTTACGGGGTATCGAGTTCAGCATAGTCTGACCAGCGGTCCATCGAAAGGGGGATTGCGATACGCCCCCAGCGTCGATTTCGGCGAAGTCGCGGCACTGGCCATGTGGATGTCCTGGAAATGTGCCCTGATGAATCTCCCCTTCGGCGGGGCCAAGGGGGGCATCACCTGCGATCCGCTGAAACTCAGTCGCGGCGAATTGGAGCGGATGACGCGGCGATTTACCGAAGAAGTGCTGCCGATTATTGGCGTGCGGCAAGATGTGATGGCCCCCGACATGGGGACCGATGAACAAACCATGGCGTGGATCATGGACACGTTTTCCATGAAAATTGGCTATGCCTGCCCGGAAATTGTCACCGGCAAGCCCGTCGAAATCGGCGGCTGCATCGGGCGGCGCGAAGCCACGGGTCGCGGCGTCACCTACTGCATCATGGAAGCGATGGAGATTCTGAAAATCTCCCCGCAAGGCGCGACCGCGGTGGTGCAAGGCTACGGCAATGTCGGGTCGGTCACCTGTGCGGAATTGGTGCAGCGCGGGTTCAAAATCGTCGGGCTGGGCGATCATACTGGCAGCATTCGCAACGATTCCGGCATCGATTTGCAAGAATTGCAGGCACATCTTGCGAGTGGCAAGCCACTGAAGGATTTCCCCGGCGCGAATCCGATTCCGAATAGCGATCTGTTCACGATTCCCTGCACGGTGTTGGTGCCGGCGGCCTTGGAACGGCAGATTACCGCGGCGAATGCGTCGCATCTGAAGTGTCGCATTTTGGCCGAAGGTGCGAACGGCCCCACGACCCCGGATGCCGATGAAATTCTCTCGCAAAGCGACATTTTCGTGATCCCCGACATTCTCTGCAATGCCGGTGGTGTGACCGTGTCATACTTCGAATGGGTGCAAGATATTCAACAATTGTGGTGGAGCGAAACCCAGGTCAACGAGAAATTGCGCGAATTGATGCGTCGGGCGTTCCATCAAGTGTATGACCTGAGCCAGAAACGTCGGTTGCCGATGCGCCGCGCTGCGTTGATGCTCGGCGTGGAACGCGTCGCCCTGGATAAACAGCGTCGCGGCTTGTTCCCGTGA
- a CDS encoding dihydrodipicolinate synthase family protein, giving the protein MTLKLTGLVPATHTPFTDSGEVNLAVIETQAEHLLRDGIRAVFIAGTTGESHSLTLAERLAITERWLAVTRGTPMQVIVHVGGNSLGDAKTLAAHAQTTGAAAIAALAPSYFKPKSVADLLLWTTPIAAAAPAIPFYFYDIPPLTGVNLPMPDYLEQAAERIPNLAGVKFSNPDLLAYQRCLHLSGGRLDMPWGIDEYLLSALAVGGSGGVGSSYNFAAPLFHRLLAAFGQGDWATARAEQWKAAQWIETLIRFGYMPSARRIMERLGVPVGAPRLPFQSLSADQAKGLDAALEQLGVWSWR; this is encoded by the coding sequence ATGACGCTGAAATTGACCGGACTGGTGCCCGCGACGCACACCCCGTTTACCGATTCTGGCGAAGTCAATCTTGCCGTCATCGAGACTCAGGCCGAACATCTGCTGCGGGACGGCATTCGCGCCGTGTTCATCGCGGGCACCACCGGCGAAAGTCACTCGCTGACGCTCGCCGAACGGCTCGCCATCACGGAACGCTGGCTGGCCGTCACCCGTGGCACGCCCATGCAGGTGATCGTCCACGTTGGCGGCAACAGCCTCGGCGATGCCAAGACGCTCGCCGCGCATGCGCAAACCACGGGTGCGGCGGCGATTGCGGCGTTGGCACCGAGTTATTTTAAGCCCAAATCGGTGGCGGATCTCCTGCTTTGGACCACGCCAATTGCGGCGGCGGCCCCCGCGATCCCGTTTTATTTTTACGATATTCCCCCGCTCACGGGTGTGAATCTGCCCATGCCGGACTATCTGGAACAGGCCGCCGAGCGGATTCCCAATTTGGCCGGGGTGAAATTTTCCAACCCCGATTTGTTAGCGTATCAACGCTGTCTCCATCTCAGCGGCGGTCGATTGGATATGCCATGGGGAATCGACGAATATCTGCTCTCCGCGCTGGCGGTGGGCGGAAGCGGTGGCGTGGGCAGTAGTTACAACTTTGCTGCGCCGTTGTTCCATCGTCTGCTCGCCGCCTTTGGACAAGGCGACTGGGCGACCGCGCGAGCCGAACAATGGAAGGCCGCCCAGTGGATCGAAACGCTGATTCGCTTCGGCTACATGCCATCCGCTCGGCGAATCATGGAACGCCTGGGCGTGCCAGTTGGGGCACCTCGATTGCCGTTCCAATCCTTGAGCGCCGATCAAGCCAAAGGATTGGATGCCGCCTTGGAACAACTCGGCGTCTGGTCGTGGCGATAA
- a CDS encoding FkbM family methyltransferase: MRLSYSQQFEDILLQRIFPHANGFYIDVGANDPVHWSVTKVFSDAGWRGINVEPGAIFDRLNSNRTRDINLRCAVSSQSREMTFFEFPAAHGLSTLSREEAEEHRRRGFTFVERMVPVRTLASICEEFAPERIDFLSIDVEGHEAEVLSGADWAKYRPVCVVVESTRPCSTVPTHHLWEPILIKANYQLATFDGLNRYYIRSEDAELCEKLKTPVNVFDGAIAFHSISVPAQELVTLLLNENRRLSSERAEIAQFSQRQEELLNLQRAHIARLEPQLQEIGTLRQQLELAQQEVQSILLEREEAVETARVATVRLAAVEALVEGLRKTIDAARMREANRAA, from the coding sequence ATGCGACTGTCGTACTCGCAACAATTTGAAGATATTCTGCTGCAACGAATCTTCCCGCACGCGAACGGTTTTTATATCGATGTCGGCGCGAATGATCCCGTGCATTGGTCGGTCACGAAGGTCTTTTCCGATGCGGGCTGGCGTGGCATCAATGTCGAGCCTGGGGCGATTTTCGATCGTCTGAACTCCAACCGCACACGGGACATCAACTTACGTTGCGCGGTTTCTTCCCAATCTCGGGAGATGACATTTTTCGAATTCCCCGCAGCGCACGGGCTTTCGACCCTCTCCCGCGAGGAAGCCGAGGAACATCGCCGACGGGGATTCACCTTTGTCGAGCGGATGGTGCCCGTTCGGACGCTTGCTTCGATTTGCGAAGAATTCGCCCCCGAACGAATTGATTTTCTGTCCATCGACGTGGAAGGGCACGAGGCCGAGGTGTTGTCGGGGGCCGATTGGGCAAAGTATCGCCCCGTTTGTGTCGTTGTGGAGTCAACCCGACCCTGCTCGACCGTTCCCACGCATCATCTCTGGGAACCGATTCTCATCAAGGCAAACTACCAACTGGCGACCTTTGATGGGTTAAATCGCTATTATATTCGTTCGGAAGATGCCGAGTTGTGCGAAAAGCTCAAGACGCCAGTCAATGTGTTTGACGGTGCAATCGCTTTTCACTCGATCTCGGTGCCTGCACAAGAGTTGGTGACACTTCTGCTGAATGAGAATCGTCGACTATCGTCCGAACGAGCCGAAATCGCACAGTTTTCCCAACGTCAGGAAGAATTGTTGAATTTGCAGCGTGCGCATATCGCCAGGCTGGAACCGCAGTTGCAGGAAATCGGCACCCTGCGACAACAATTGGAATTGGCTCAACAGGAAGTTCAGTCGATCCTGCTGGAACGAGAGGAAGCGGTGGAAACGGCCCGCGTGGCGACGGTGCGATTGGCAGCGGTGGAAGCGTTGGTCGAAGGGCTACGGAAAACGATCGATGCCGCTCGGATGCGGGAAGCAAACCGAGCGGCATGA
- a CDS encoding anti-sigma factor — MAEQPICLPEQITREQLHAFLEDALGERESALIERLLRTSPELRQRLDDVRRQRDQGDHSIGQIWRRDRLSCPTREQISGYLLGVHDEAFADYIRFHIEVIGCPFCQANLIDLKHQAEAQAAGTAARRRQTLFQSSAGRLPQKPG; from the coding sequence ATGGCCGAGCAGCCGATCTGCTTGCCAGAACAGATCACACGCGAACAACTCCACGCATTCCTGGAAGATGCCCTAGGCGAACGCGAGTCCGCGTTGATTGAACGCCTGTTGCGGACCTCACCAGAATTGCGACAACGGTTAGACGATGTTCGCCGACAACGCGATCAGGGCGACCACTCCATCGGCCAAATCTGGCGACGCGATCGCCTCTCCTGCCCCACGCGGGAGCAGATTTCCGGCTATCTGCTGGGGGTACATGATGAGGCCTTCGCCGACTACATTCGCTTTCATATCGAAGTGATTGGCTGCCCATTCTGTCAGGCGAATTTGATCGATTTGAAACACCAAGCCGAAGCCCAGGCCGCAGGCACCGCCGCACGACGCCGACAAACACTCTTCCAATCGAGCGCAGGTCGCTTGCCACAAAAACCTGGCTGA
- a CDS encoding cation:proton antiporter: protein MLGVFADQSTDLATAALAFKRLSLEELLLPILMQLVIIIAVARIAATLFRRLGQPNAVGEILAGLAMGPSLFGWLAPEWSAMIFQPHFESVPQAMSNVAIPKIFLILSQIGLILLLFQIGLEFDFGHLKQFGGSAVAISLSGIIVPMVTGIGLAYLVHSWMEPHPERGPVDRFGFALFLGVAMSITAIPILGRMMIELNITRTRLGTIVITAAAVDDAMGWILLATVAAIVSSGFDLMGTLTMLGMTIGFGALMIFVVRPLMVRWLRHSLARNDGDLTANSLTVVLVLLFLASIATNLIGIFAIFGAFLFGAVLSDQDAFREAVMRRLRDITTAFFLPIFFTYTGLRTQIGSLDTWQMWAVCGAVLVVATVGKFVACGIAARLSGFPRREAAIIGVMMNTRALMELIVINVGYDMGVIPPRMFTMLVIMAIMSTIITTPILLALRRGTEIETPIRQSGFLSWDREPVSENPSEKPIPQLTTPAS, encoded by the coding sequence ATGCTCGGAGTTTTCGCAGACCAATCGACCGATCTCGCCACCGCAGCACTGGCATTCAAACGGCTTTCGCTGGAAGAACTGCTGCTGCCCATTTTGATGCAACTGGTAATTATCATTGCGGTTGCGCGGATCGCTGCCACGTTGTTTCGCCGTCTCGGTCAGCCGAACGCAGTTGGCGAAATCCTCGCGGGGTTGGCCATGGGACCGTCCCTATTCGGGTGGTTGGCCCCCGAATGGTCGGCGATGATCTTCCAACCACACTTTGAATCCGTTCCCCAGGCGATGAGCAATGTCGCCATTCCCAAAATTTTCCTCATTCTCAGCCAAATCGGACTGATTCTGCTCTTGTTCCAAATTGGCTTGGAATTTGATTTCGGTCACCTCAAGCAGTTCGGCGGCTCAGCCGTGGCGATTTCGCTCAGCGGAATCATTGTGCCGATGGTTACCGGCATCGGGCTGGCATATTTGGTCCATAGTTGGATGGAGCCGCACCCAGAGCGCGGACCGGTCGATCGCTTTGGCTTCGCCCTGTTCCTGGGCGTGGCGATGTCGATTACCGCGATTCCAATTCTCGGTCGCATGATGATCGAACTAAACATCACCCGAACCCGCCTGGGCACCATCGTCATCACCGCCGCCGCCGTCGATGACGCCATGGGGTGGATCCTGCTGGCCACCGTCGCCGCCATCGTCAGCAGCGGCTTCGATCTGATGGGCACACTCACGATGTTGGGCATGACCATTGGCTTTGGCGCACTCATGATCTTCGTCGTGCGACCGTTGATGGTTCGCTGGCTGCGCCATTCGCTGGCACGCAATGACGGCGATCTCACGGCCAACTCGCTCACGGTTGTCTTAGTGCTATTGTTTCTGGCGAGTATCGCCACGAATCTGATCGGCATTTTCGCCATCTTTGGAGCGTTCTTGTTTGGTGCGGTGCTCTCGGATCAAGATGCCTTCCGGGAAGCGGTGATGCGGCGATTGCGCGACATTACAACGGCATTCTTTCTGCCGATCTTCTTTACCTACACGGGTTTGCGCACCCAGATTGGTTCGCTAGACACCTGGCAGATGTGGGCGGTGTGCGGGGCGGTGCTGGTGGTGGCCACCGTGGGCAAGTTTGTTGCCTGTGGGATTGCGGCCCGCTTGAGCGGCTTCCCCCGCCGCGAAGCTGCCATCATTGGCGTGATGATGAACACACGTGCGTTAATGGAACTGATCGTCATCAACGTCGGTTACGATATGGGTGTGATTCCGCCGCGAATGTTCACCATGTTGGTCATCATGGCAATCATGAGCACCATCATCACCACACCGATTCTCTTGGCACTGAGGCGTGGGACGGAAATCGAAACGCCCATCCGACAATCTGGATTTCTGAGTTGGGATCGGGAGCCGGTTTCAGAAAATCCGTCCGAGAAGCCAATACCCCAATTGACGACTCCCGCTTCATGA
- a CDS encoding protein kinase domain-containing protein has product MTEQELFLEALQQPTSQEQDAFLERSCPDAAQRQRIRALLTHHDRPDRRLDQPIVDLLVVGADTQMMADPAERQAAAAAALKGLLTPSDRLGALGALGSYDVLAILGRGGFGIVVKAFDNSLQRIVAIKVLDPSLATTSPPRKRFLREARAAARITHKNVVRVYSVEEQPMPFMVMEMVNGQTLQELLDENGPLEPKEVARLGREIALGLAAAHADGLVHRDVKPANVLLEVGTSQRVLLTDFGLARAADDASLTKSGLIAGSPLYMSPEQVRGEVLDARSDLFALGSLLYTLCAGRPAFRASHSYAVLRRVVEDTPRPLRDVAPDCPPGLIAVVERLLAKRPEDRYPSAEAAATALEVCLTHTPQPLRKRRGWVVAGALCAIMGALSLAWHQNGTPPKDANAANPSNQAVMPILPDVPVLPEMVAESNTLVVTSSADGDQLGTLRWAVDEANRRLGEQTITFDPTAFATLQTITLKNGPLTIVDPTRTTIIGPRAGVIINGDDRHQVFIIGKDARYPVIAKLVDLTIIGGTNTVSQQCGGAVLVLEGATLQMTGCTLRDNRVSQEGGAGVYAYSGTAELVNCTFVRNTAEEGAAVKNYLGRVLIINCTIAENTVNRASHVYTLGNANARTEIYNTIITGNMGGQAVMMFDDAEVSGDHNLSDDDTTPGPNSIHGREARLGQLGRHGGPTETIPLLTGSPALDAGDKSHLPMGITTDQRGSPRFKNDRLDLGAYEAR; this is encoded by the coding sequence GTGACTGAGCAAGAACTCTTTTTGGAAGCGCTCCAGCAGCCCACTTCGCAGGAGCAAGATGCCTTTTTGGAACGGTCCTGCCCGGATGCGGCCCAGCGGCAACGCATTCGCGCGCTGTTAACGCATCATGACCGTCCGGATCGTCGCTTGGATCAACCGATCGTCGATTTATTGGTGGTGGGGGCCGACACGCAGATGATGGCCGACCCTGCGGAGCGTCAAGCCGCAGCGGCAGCCGCGTTGAAGGGGTTGCTGACCCCCTCGGATCGGCTCGGAGCGCTGGGAGCGTTGGGATCATACGATGTGCTGGCGATCTTGGGCCGAGGCGGTTTTGGGATCGTCGTGAAGGCGTTTGATAATTCATTGCAGCGGATTGTCGCCATCAAGGTGCTGGATCCCAGTTTGGCAACCACCTCCCCGCCGCGAAAGCGCTTCCTGCGGGAAGCCCGTGCCGCCGCGCGAATCACGCACAAGAATGTCGTTCGCGTCTATTCCGTGGAAGAGCAGCCGATGCCGTTCATGGTCATGGAGATGGTCAACGGCCAGACGCTCCAGGAATTGCTGGACGAAAACGGACCGCTGGAGCCAAAGGAAGTGGCCCGGCTGGGACGCGAAATTGCCCTGGGGCTGGCGGCGGCCCATGCCGATGGGTTGGTGCATCGCGATGTGAAACCGGCGAATGTCTTGCTGGAAGTGGGGACTTCGCAGCGCGTCTTGCTGACCGATTTTGGTCTGGCCCGCGCTGCGGATGATGCCTCGCTGACCAAAAGCGGCCTGATCGCGGGAAGCCCGTTGTACATGTCGCCTGAACAAGTGCGCGGCGAAGTGCTTGATGCTCGTTCGGACTTATTTGCATTGGGTAGCCTCCTGTATACGTTGTGTGCGGGGCGACCCGCATTCCGCGCCAGCCATTCCTATGCGGTGTTGCGTCGGGTCGTGGAAGATACGCCGCGACCGCTGCGGGACGTGGCCCCCGATTGTCCCCCCGGTCTGATTGCCGTCGTGGAGCGATTGTTGGCCAAGCGCCCGGAAGATCGCTACCCCTCGGCAGAAGCCGCCGCCACCGCCTTGGAAGTGTGCCTCACGCACACTCCCCAACCGTTGCGAAAGCGACGTGGTTGGGTCGTTGCGGGGGCGCTGTGTGCCATCATGGGTGCGTTGAGCCTTGCTTGGCACCAAAATGGGACGCCGCCAAAGGATGCGAATGCAGCGAACCCATCCAATCAAGCGGTCATGCCGATTTTGCCGGATGTGCCAGTTTTGCCGGAGATGGTCGCCGAGTCGAACACACTGGTGGTGACCAGCAGCGCGGATGGTGACCAGTTGGGGACGTTGCGCTGGGCCGTGGATGAGGCGAATCGGCGGTTGGGCGAGCAGACGATCACGTTCGATCCGACTGCTTTTGCGACGCTGCAAACGATTACGCTCAAGAATGGGCCGCTGACGATCGTCGATCCGACGCGCACGACCATCATCGGGCCACGCGCTGGGGTGATTATCAACGGCGATGATCGGCATCAGGTGTTCATCATTGGCAAAGATGCGCGGTATCCGGTGATTGCGAAACTGGTGGATTTGACGATCATCGGTGGGACCAACACGGTGAGTCAGCAATGTGGGGGAGCCGTCCTCGTTCTCGAAGGAGCAACCTTGCAGATGACCGGCTGCACGCTGCGAGACAATCGGGTGTCCCAAGAAGGCGGGGCGGGGGTCTATGCGTATTCGGGAACGGCAGAACTGGTGAATTGCACGTTTGTCCGCAATACGGCCGAGGAAGGGGCCGCGGTCAAGAATTATCTTGGTCGAGTGTTAATCATCAATTGTACGATTGCTGAGAACACTGTGAATCGGGCTTCGCACGTCTACACACTCGGGAATGCGAACGCTCGCACGGAAATTTACAACACAATTATCACCGGCAACATGGGTGGCCAAGCGGTCATGATGTTCGACGATGCCGAGGTGAGCGGCGATCACAATCTGTCGGATGATGACACCACGCCGGGGCCCAATTCGATTCATGGCCGCGAAGCACGATTGGGGCAGTTGGGGCGGCACGGGGGCCCCACGGAAACCATCCCGCTGCTGACTGGCAGTCCCGCGCTGGATGCGGGAGACAAATCCCATCTCCCGATGGGGATCACCACCGATCAACGTGGTTCGCCACGCTTCAAGAACGATCGTCTCGATTTGGGAGCATATGAGGCTCGTTGA
- a CDS encoding 3'-5' exonuclease family protein has protein sequence MKEIYISTDIETDGPIPGPHSMLSFASVALRADGHELGRFSANLETLPDASGHPSTMAWWESQPHAWAACRQNLRDPALAMADYRNWLRALPGKPVFVAYPAGFDFTFVYWYLIRFTGESPFSHSALDLKTLAMALLGSEYRSATKRNMPRNWFPNLPHTHVALDDALEQGHLFVAMLAERDARFRD, from the coding sequence ATGAAGGAAATTTACATCAGCACCGATATCGAAACCGATGGCCCGATTCCCGGTCCTCATTCGATGTTGAGTTTTGCATCGGTCGCCCTTCGTGCCGATGGTCACGAGTTGGGGCGCTTCTCGGCGAATCTCGAAACCCTGCCCGACGCCAGCGGCCACCCCAGCACGATGGCCTGGTGGGAATCGCAACCGCACGCCTGGGCCGCCTGTCGGCAGAATCTCCGCGATCCGGCGTTGGCGATGGCCGACTACCGCAATTGGTTGCGTGCCCTGCCCGGCAAGCCCGTCTTCGTCGCGTACCCGGCGGGATTCGATTTCACGTTCGTCTATTGGTATTTAATCCGATTCACTGGCGAATCGCCATTCTCGCATTCGGCATTGGATCTGAAGACGCTGGCGATGGCGCTGTTGGGCAGCGAGTATCGCAGCGCGACCAAACGGAACATGCCGCGAAACTGGTTTCCGAATTTGCCGCATACCCATGTGGCGCTAGATGATGCGTTGGAACAGGGGCATCTGTTTGTGGCGATGTTGGCCGAACGCGATGCCCGATTCCGGGATTAG
- a CDS encoding PQQ-binding-like beta-propeller repeat protein, with product MRRRFGWAVLSLAMGAGAVLAGDWPQYRGPNRDAHSPERGLLATWPKAGPKLLWSLSSLGTGYAGPSIAGNQLIVPGVVDQRETLQAYTLSADGKSPPKLAWTREIGEPFQWRGNSWNAGPNVAATIAGETVYALGGFGDLLAVDRKSGAERWRVSLPKDLGGEVNPIGGGLEEPTPLGWGYAGAPLVDGDRVIVSPGGKSGLLAALDAKTGKVVWQSREVREQTSYASPMLLTHNGQSQIVQVVNSGIVAVAADTGKLLWRYVRAKPYDDVVVTTPVIDRGWIFSSVGFGQGSDLIRIPEAANSGEPTTIFSKKQTQNRDGGLVRVGDYLYGHAEDLGWFCQEFRTGKVIWSDKRILGRGSIVAVDAKLICCSERGEVALIDATPEGWTERGRFALPKASRNRLPNGGVWTHPVIADGKLWLRDQESLFCYDLRGE from the coding sequence ATGCGGCGACGATTCGGTTGGGCGGTGCTATCACTGGCGATGGGTGCGGGGGCGGTGCTGGCGGGCGATTGGCCGCAGTATCGCGGGCCGAACCGGGATGCCCATTCTCCGGAACGGGGGCTGCTGGCGACGTGGCCGAAAGCGGGGCCAAAATTGCTCTGGTCGCTGTCGTCGCTGGGCACGGGCTACGCCGGGCCGTCGATTGCCGGGAATCAGTTGATCGTGCCAGGGGTAGTCGATCAGCGGGAAACGCTGCAAGCCTACACGCTCTCCGCCGATGGCAAATCGCCGCCGAAATTGGCCTGGACGCGCGAGATTGGGGAGCCGTTCCAGTGGCGAGGCAATAGTTGGAATGCCGGCCCGAATGTCGCCGCAACGATCGCAGGTGAAACGGTTTACGCGCTAGGCGGTTTTGGGGATTTGCTGGCCGTTGATCGCAAATCCGGGGCGGAACGCTGGCGGGTGAGTCTGCCCAAGGATCTCGGCGGCGAAGTCAATCCGATTGGCGGCGGTCTCGAAGAACCGACCCCGCTGGGCTGGGGATACGCGGGGGCGCCGTTGGTGGATGGCGATCGAGTGATCGTTTCGCCGGGTGGAAAATCCGGGCTGCTCGCCGCATTGGATGCCAAGACTGGCAAGGTCGTCTGGCAAAGTCGGGAGGTGCGCGAACAGACCTCGTATGCGTCGCCGATGCTACTCACCCATAACGGGCAATCGCAAATTGTGCAGGTGGTGAATTCCGGCATCGTCGCTGTCGCCGCCGATACGGGCAAATTGCTGTGGCGATACGTTCGCGCCAAGCCATATGACGATGTCGTGGTGACCACGCCGGTGATTGATCGCGGGTGGATCTTTTCCAGTGTTGGGTTCGGGCAAGGCAGCGATCTGATTCGGATTCCGGAAGCGGCCAATTCCGGCGAGCCGACCACGATTTTTTCGAAAAAGCAGACGCAGAATCGAGACGGCGGCCTGGTGCGTGTCGGCGATTATCTCTACGGCCACGCGGAGGATTTGGGCTGGTTTTGCCAAGAATTCCGGACAGGAAAAGTGATCTGGAGCGATAAACGGATTCTCGGGCGTGGGTCGATTGTCGCGGTGGATGCTAAGCTAATCTGCTGTAGCGAACGTGGCGAAGTGGCGCTCATTGACGCCACCCCCGAAGGCTGGACCGAGCGTGGCCGATTTGCACTGCCCAAGGCCTCCCGCAATCGGCTGCCCAACGGCGGCGTTTGGACGCATCCGGTGATTGCCGATGGCAAACTTTGGCTGCGCGATCAAGAATCGCTATTTTGCTACGATTTACGCGGCGAATAA